Proteins from a single region of Lepus europaeus isolate LE1 chromosome 4, mLepTim1.pri, whole genome shotgun sequence:
- the LOC133758637 gene encoding LOW QUALITY PROTEIN: olfactory receptor 2T2-like (The sequence of the model RefSeq protein was modified relative to this genomic sequence to represent the inferred CDS: deleted 1 base in 1 codon) yields the protein MEILHNSTDFILLGLITHPTCPGLILVVIFSIFVVAVTANVAMILLIHRDPHLHTPMYFLLSQLSFMDTIYVCVTVAKTLQDLLSKEKTISFLGCAFQIFFYLTLVGGEFFLLGFMAYESYVAACRLLQYPLLMNRRVCLFMVVSSWVSGSLDGFMLSPVTMSFPYCGPREINHFFCEIPAVLKLSCTDTSLYETLMYACWMLMLLISLSVISVSYTHILITVHRMNSAKGQHKAFTTCSSHIMVVGIFYGAAFYTNVLPHSYHTPEKDKVVFVFYTILTPMLNPLIYSLRNKDVDEALRKALGRCAPSQRIRAGGVPRKY from the exons ATGGAGATTCTGCACAACTCCACAGACTTCATCCTCCTGGGTCTCATCACCCACCCCACGTGCCCTGGCCTCATCCTTGTAGTCATCTTCTCCATCTTCGTGGTGGCTGTCACAGCCAACGTGGCCATGATCCTGCTCATCCACAGGGACCCGCACCTCCACACGCCCATGTACTTCTTGCTCAGCCAGCTCTCCTTTATGGACACTATCTACGTCTGTGTCACTGTCGCCAAGACACTCCAAGACCTGCTGTCCAAGGAAAAGACCAtttccttcctgggctgtgcaTTTCAGATCTTCTTCTACCTGACCCTTGTTGGCGGCGAATTCTTCCTCCTGGGCTTCATGGCCTATGAGAGCTATGTGGCTGCGTGCAGGCTCTTGCAGTACCCTCTCCTCATGAACCGCAGGGTTTGCTTGTTCATGGTGGTGAGCTCCTGGGTAAGTGGCTCCTTGGATGGATTCATGCTAAGTCCTGTCACCATGAGCTTCCCCTACTGTGGGCCGCGAGAGATCAACCACTTcttctgtgagatcccagcagtgCTGAAGCTGTCGTGCACAGACACGTCTCTCTACGAGACCCTGATGTACGCCTGCTGG ATGCTGATGCTGCTCATTTCTTTGTCCGTcatctctgtctcctacacacacatCCTCATCACGGTCCACAGGATGAACTCTGCCAAGGGCCAGCACAAAGCTTTCACAACGTGTTCCTCCCATATAATGGTGGTGGGCATCTTCTATGGGGCAGCCTTCTACACCAATGTGCTGCCCCATTCCTACCACACACCAGAGAAAGATAAGGTTGTGTTCGTATTCTACACCATCCTCACCCCGATGCTGAACCCCCTCATCTACAGCTTGAGAAACAAGGACGTGGACGAGGCTCTTAGGAAAGCCCTGGGGAGGTGTGCCCCCTCCCAGAGAATCAGAGCAGGGGGAGTGCCCAGGAAATACTAG